Proteins encoded in a region of the Devosia sp. RR2S18 genome:
- the ugpB gene encoding sn-glycerol-3-phosphate ABC transporter substrate-binding protein UgpB, with the protein MVRLSLAALTIALTSTTAFAQTEISWWHAMDAELGQKLEAIAQGFNESQDEFVVVPTYKGGYAETLTAAIAAFRANEQPAIVQVFEVGTGTMMAAEGAVYPVYQLMTDNDQPWDPSAFLEPVTGYYSDTEGNILSMPFNSSTPIMYYNKDVFEAAGLDPETPPRTWAELEEMSRTIMEAGAAPCGFTTGWVSWVQLENLSAIHDQPYGTLENGFGGLGTEFTFNGEVQTQHWENLKAWADEGLFQYGGPVGGADAPPKFYAGECAMYMNSSASRAGVIANATDFEVGFAPLPYYDDAIAEPKNSIIGGATLWVLNGKDEAVYDGVAQFFTYLSSPEVQAEWHQATGYLPITNAAYELGQEQGYYGENPGSEVAIEQITRGEPSANSKGIRFGNLTQVRTVIDEEFEALLAGNKTAQEALDAAVERGNQILRDFEAANS; encoded by the coding sequence ATGGTTCGCCTATCCCTTGCCGCACTTACCATTGCCCTGACGTCGACCACCGCCTTTGCGCAAACTGAGATCAGCTGGTGGCATGCGATGGATGCCGAGTTGGGTCAGAAGCTTGAGGCGATTGCGCAGGGCTTCAACGAGAGCCAGGACGAGTTTGTTGTGGTGCCGACCTACAAGGGCGGCTACGCCGAGACCTTGACCGCGGCGATTGCCGCCTTCCGTGCCAATGAGCAGCCTGCCATCGTGCAGGTCTTCGAAGTGGGCACCGGCACCATGATGGCCGCCGAAGGAGCCGTGTACCCGGTCTACCAGCTGATGACCGACAATGATCAGCCCTGGGATCCGTCGGCGTTCCTCGAGCCGGTGACCGGCTATTATTCGGACACCGAGGGCAACATCCTCTCGATGCCGTTCAACTCCTCGACCCCGATCATGTACTACAACAAGGACGTGTTCGAGGCTGCCGGGCTTGACCCCGAGACCCCGCCCCGGACCTGGGCCGAGCTCGAGGAGATGAGCCGCACCATCATGGAGGCGGGTGCTGCCCCCTGCGGCTTCACCACCGGTTGGGTAAGCTGGGTGCAGCTGGAGAACCTCTCGGCCATTCACGACCAGCCCTATGGCACGCTCGAGAACGGCTTTGGTGGCCTGGGCACCGAGTTCACCTTCAATGGCGAGGTGCAGACCCAGCACTGGGAGAACCTCAAGGCCTGGGCTGACGAAGGCCTGTTCCAGTATGGCGGTCCGGTGGGTGGTGCCGATGCGCCGCCGAAGTTCTATGCGGGCGAATGCGCCATGTACATGAACTCCTCGGCTTCGCGCGCCGGCGTCATCGCCAACGCCACCGATTTCGAGGTCGGCTTTGCCCCGCTGCCCTATTACGACGATGCGATTGCAGAGCCCAAGAACTCGATCATCGGCGGGGCGACCCTGTGGGTGCTGAACGGCAAGGACGAGGCGGTCTATGACGGCGTTGCCCAGTTCTTCACCTATCTCTCGAGCCCCGAAGTGCAGGCCGAGTGGCACCAGGCGACCGGCTACCTGCCGATCACCAATGCCGCCTATGAGCTGGGCCAGGAGCAGGGCTATTACGGCGAGAACCCCGGTTCGGAAGTGGCCATTGAGCAGATCACCCGGGGTGAGCCGTCGGCCAACTCCAAGGGCATCCGCTTTGGCAATCTGACCCAGGTGCGCACCGTTATCGACGAAGAGTTCGAAGCTCTCCTGGCCGGCAACAAGACCGCCCAGGAAGCCCTGGACGCGGCTGTCGAGCGTGGCAACCAGATCCTGCGCGACTTCGAAGCCGCCAACAGCTAA
- a CDS encoding glucan biosynthesis protein, whose protein sequence is MALLTTTSHTSAALAQDENGKASPFDFESFSARMQDLAAVPHAPLEFRLPSAFAGLDYDSYRLIQYRAEQSKWLAEDNGYRIQAFHMGWLYPEPIKLFEIEEGQASPIEFTAGDFEYHDSEVKQAAAALGEFSGVAGFRVNHPLNRAGAWDELVSFLGASYFRALGRDNIYGLSARGLVLNSWVDVPEEFPRFSEFYLEKPMGDGPLTIYAALESPSVTGAYRFVITPASDTVQETTMDVTARLFFRSDVQEIGVAPLTSMFLFAEANRTSFDDYRPQVHDSNGLLVERENGEVMWRALNNSADLGNSYLWENNPRAFGLYQRGRNFETYQDAGAHYERRPSLRVEPVGSWGQGTVRLIEIPAKLEADDNIVAFFVPSEPVLAGQSREYAYRLIWGNLDPWSNSNLAYVAETRAGQGGVSGVENAASLRKFVVDFVGGELADWPAGMQIDVVATVSGGVAQHTALSRVDANGAWRLVFDVESDGTTPLELRAYLVGDGRQLTETWLYQWRPANEA, encoded by the coding sequence TTGGCTTTGCTCACAACCACGTCGCATACAAGCGCCGCCTTGGCGCAGGACGAGAACGGGAAAGCTTCCCCGTTCGACTTTGAGAGCTTCAGCGCCCGCATGCAGGACTTGGCTGCGGTGCCGCATGCGCCGCTCGAGTTCAGGCTGCCCTCCGCCTTTGCGGGGCTCGACTACGACAGCTATCGGCTGATCCAATACCGCGCCGAGCAGAGCAAGTGGCTAGCCGAGGACAACGGCTATCGCATCCAGGCCTTCCACATGGGCTGGCTCTACCCCGAGCCGATCAAGCTCTTCGAAATCGAAGAGGGGCAGGCCAGCCCGATCGAGTTCACGGCGGGAGATTTCGAGTATCATGACAGCGAGGTGAAGCAGGCAGCCGCCGCGCTCGGCGAATTCTCAGGTGTCGCTGGCTTCCGCGTCAACCATCCGCTCAATCGCGCCGGAGCCTGGGACGAGCTGGTCTCCTTCCTGGGTGCGAGCTATTTCCGCGCCCTTGGCCGCGATAACATCTACGGGCTGAGCGCACGCGGCCTCGTGCTTAATTCCTGGGTTGATGTGCCTGAGGAATTCCCGCGCTTTTCCGAGTTCTATCTCGAAAAGCCGATGGGCGATGGGCCGCTCACGATCTATGCCGCGCTTGAAAGCCCCAGCGTCACTGGCGCCTATCGCTTTGTCATCACGCCTGCCTCCGACACTGTGCAGGAAACGACAATGGACGTCACAGCGCGCCTGTTCTTCCGCAGCGATGTCCAGGAAATCGGCGTTGCGCCGCTTACCTCTATGTTCCTGTTCGCCGAAGCGAACCGAACCAGTTTCGACGATTATCGGCCGCAGGTGCACGACAGCAATGGCTTGCTTGTCGAGCGGGAGAACGGCGAGGTCATGTGGCGGGCGCTCAACAATTCCGCTGATCTCGGTAACTCCTATTTATGGGAGAATAATCCGCGTGCCTTCGGCCTCTATCAGCGCGGACGCAATTTCGAAACCTATCAGGATGCGGGCGCCCATTACGAGCGCCGCCCCTCGCTGCGGGTTGAACCTGTCGGATCCTGGGGGCAGGGCACGGTGCGGCTAATCGAAATCCCCGCAAAGCTCGAAGCCGACGACAACATCGTCGCCTTTTTCGTGCCGTCCGAGCCGGTGCTGGCCGGCCAGTCGCGCGAATATGCCTATCGGTTGATCTGGGGCAATCTCGACCCGTGGAGCAACTCCAATCTCGCCTATGTCGCCGAGACGCGTGCCGGGCAGGGCGGAGTATCCGGCGTTGAGAATGCTGCAAGCCTGCGGAAATTTGTGGTGGACTTCGTCGGAGGGGAGCTGGCCGACTGGCCCGCGGGTATGCAGATCGACGTCGTTGCGACAGTGTCCGGTGGTGTAGCCCAGCATACTGCTCTCTCACGTGTTGACGCCAATGGCGCTTGGCGCCTGGTTTTCGACGTAGAATCCGACGGGACAACCCCGCTCGAGCTGCGCGCCTACCTGGTGGGCGACGGCCGGCAACTTACCGAAACTTGGCTCTACCAATGGAGGCCCGCAAATGAAGCATGA
- the ugpE gene encoding sn-glycerol-3-phosphate ABC transporter permease UgpE, with protein MVENRPWLTLLTHLVLLAGVLVVAFPVYLAFVASTHTSGDFFRGLVPLLPGPHLLENYGRMLTVGISTAGAPPLWIMLTNSLIIAVIIAVGKIIISLLSAYAIVFFKFPFRLLAFWIIFITLMLPVEVRIIPTFAVVANLGLLNSYLGLTLPLIASATATFLFRQFFLTIPDELMEAARVDGAGPMKFFRDILLPLSRTNIAALFVILFIYGWVQYLWPLLVTTDSRYYTVVMGIKRLAATADAEPQWHLVMAAVMLAMLPPVLIVIFMQRLFVKGLVETEK; from the coding sequence ATGGTCGAAAACCGCCCCTGGCTGACGCTGCTCACCCATCTGGTGCTGCTGGCCGGCGTCCTTGTCGTCGCCTTCCCGGTCTATCTGGCCTTTGTCGCCTCCACCCACACCAGCGGCGACTTCTTCCGCGGGCTGGTGCCGCTCCTGCCGGGTCCGCACCTGCTGGAAAACTACGGCCGCATGCTGACCGTGGGCATCTCCACGGCCGGCGCGCCACCGCTATGGATCATGCTCACCAACTCGCTGATCATTGCGGTGATCATCGCGGTGGGCAAGATCATCATCTCGCTGCTGTCGGCCTATGCCATCGTCTTCTTCAAGTTCCCGTTCCGCCTTCTGGCCTTCTGGATCATCTTCATCACCCTGATGCTGCCGGTCGAGGTGCGCATCATCCCCACCTTTGCAGTGGTCGCCAATCTGGGCCTGCTCAACTCCTATCTGGGGCTGACCCTGCCGCTGATCGCCTCGGCGACGGCCACGTTCCTCTTCCGTCAGTTTTTCCTCACCATCCCCGATGAGCTGATGGAAGCAGCGCGGGTGGACGGGGCGGGGCCCATGAAGTTCTTCCGCGATATCCTGCTGCCGCTCAGCCGCACCAATATCGCGGCACTGTTCGTGATCCTGTTCATCTATGGCTGGGTGCAATATCTCTGGCCCCTGCTGGTGACCACCGACAGCCGCTATTACACGGTGGTCATGGGCATCAAGCGGCTGGCCGCCACGGCCGATGCCGAGCCGCAATGGCACCTGGTCATGGCCGCCGTGATGCTGGCCATGCTGCCCCCCGTCCTTATTGTCATCTTCATGCAGCGCCTCTTCGTTAAAGGCCTGGTCGAAACGGAGAAATAA
- a CDS encoding sn-glycerol-3-phosphate import ATP-binding protein UgpC, with protein MATITLSGVKKTYPGGAQVVHGLDLNILDGELVVLVGPSGCGKSTLLRMIAGLETVTEGTIAIDDAVVNDKEPAERDIAMVFQNYALYPHMSVRQNLEYGLKNRGTPRPEIDARVSEAARILEITPFLDRKPRQLSGGQRQRVAMGRAIVRQPKAFLFDEPLSNLDAKLRGQMRIEIRRLQRSLGTTSVYVTHDQLEAMTLADRLVVMHAGRIEQEGKPMDLYERPASLFVAGFIGSPPMNLIPLDQLRAAAGTLPDQLPQGADIIGIRPDALRLGPGEGITLTGVVELIEPVGGESHLYVRLDPLAEPLILVTHGRATVSEAQTITCHIPLSAIHPFNSQSGKRVE; from the coding sequence ATGGCCACGATCACCCTGTCCGGGGTCAAAAAGACCTATCCCGGTGGCGCCCAGGTGGTGCACGGGCTCGACCTCAACATCCTCGATGGCGAACTGGTGGTGCTGGTGGGCCCTTCGGGCTGCGGCAAGTCCACGCTGCTGCGCATGATCGCCGGGCTCGAAACGGTGACCGAGGGCACCATCGCCATCGACGATGCGGTGGTCAACGACAAGGAACCTGCCGAGCGCGACATCGCCATGGTGTTCCAGAACTATGCGCTGTATCCCCATATGAGCGTGCGGCAGAACCTGGAATACGGGCTCAAGAACCGCGGCACGCCACGACCCGAGATCGACGCCCGCGTCAGTGAAGCGGCCCGCATCCTCGAGATCACGCCCTTCCTCGACCGCAAGCCGCGCCAGCTCTCGGGGGGGCAGCGCCAGCGCGTCGCCATGGGCCGCGCCATCGTGCGCCAGCCCAAGGCCTTCCTGTTCGACGAGCCGCTCTCCAATCTCGACGCCAAGCTGCGCGGGCAGATGCGCATCGAGATCCGCCGGCTCCAGCGCTCGCTGGGCACCACCAGCGTCTATGTGACCCACGACCAGCTCGAGGCCATGACCCTGGCCGATCGGCTGGTGGTGATGCATGCCGGCCGCATCGAGCAGGAGGGCAAGCCCATGGACCTCTATGAGCGGCCCGCCTCGCTCTTCGTCGCGGGGTTCATCGGCTCGCCACCCATGAACCTCATCCCCCTCGATCAGCTTCGCGCCGCCGCCGGCACGCTGCCCGACCAGCTACCCCAAGGCGCCGACATCATCGGCATCCGCCCCGACGCCCTGCGTCTGGGTCCGGGCGAAGGCATCACCCTCACCGGCGTGGTTGAACTGATCGAGCCGGTGGGCGGGGAAAGCCACCTCTATGTGCGTCTCGACCCCCTCGCCGAACCGCTGATCCTGGTTACCCACGGCCGCGCCACCGTCTCCGAAGCCCAAACCATCACCTGCCACATCCCACTCTCAGCCATCCACCCCTTCAACAGCCAATCGGGAAAACGAGTGGAGTAG
- the ugpA gene encoding sn-glycerol-3-phosphate ABC transporter permease UgpA codes for MQAKRTIFPNKLLPYLLLAPQLAVTLVFFIWPAAQAVKSSFEREDPFGFRTTFIWFENYQRLFADPGYVNALWVTGVFAISVTLFSMSLSLVLAVAVNRVLRTNRIYTTLLVWPYAVAPVVVGILWWFMFNPTIGIAPYLLRGLGIGWNHRVNGEQAMLLVIIAASWKQISYNFLFFVAGLQSVPQSLSEAAAIDGAGPMKRFWTIIFPLLSPTSFFLLIVNINYAMFDTFGIIDATTSGGPGQATNILVYKVYADGFLGLNIGSSAAQSVVLMLIVIALTVVQFRYVERRVQY; via the coding sequence ATGCAGGCCAAGCGCACCATCTTCCCCAACAAGCTCTTGCCCTATCTGCTGCTGGCCCCGCAGCTGGCGGTCACGCTGGTGTTTTTTATCTGGCCGGCGGCCCAGGCGGTGAAGTCGAGCTTTGAGCGCGAGGACCCCTTTGGCTTCCGCACCACCTTTATCTGGTTCGAGAACTACCAGCGCCTGTTTGCCGACCCCGGTTACGTCAACGCGCTCTGGGTCACGGGGGTGTTCGCCATCTCGGTAACGCTGTTCTCGATGAGCCTGTCGCTGGTGCTGGCGGTGGCGGTCAACCGCGTGCTGCGCACCAATCGGATCTATACCACGCTGCTGGTCTGGCCCTATGCAGTGGCCCCGGTGGTGGTGGGCATTTTATGGTGGTTCATGTTCAACCCCACCATCGGCATCGCCCCCTATCTGCTGCGGGGGCTGGGCATTGGCTGGAACCATCGCGTCAATGGCGAGCAGGCCATGCTCCTGGTCATCATTGCGGCGAGCTGGAAGCAGATCTCCTACAACTTCCTGTTCTTCGTGGCGGGGCTGCAATCGGTGCCCCAATCGCTGAGCGAGGCGGCGGCCATCGATGGCGCGGGGCCCATGAAGCGGTTCTGGACCATCATCTTCCCGCTCCTGTCACCCACCTCCTTCTTCCTTTTGATCGTCAACATCAACTACGCCATGTTCGACACCTTCGGCATCATCGATGCGACCACCTCGGGCGGCCCGGGGCAGGCCACCAACATCCTGGTCTACAAGGTCTATGCCGACGGCTTTTTGGGGCTCAACATCGGCTCCTCGGCAGCCCAGTCGGTGGTGCTGATGCTGATCGTCATCGCCCTGACGGTGGTGCAGTTCCGCTATGTCGAGCGGCGCGTGCAGTACTAG